One Oncorhynchus nerka isolate Pitt River linkage group LG5, Oner_Uvic_2.0, whole genome shotgun sequence genomic window carries:
- the LOC115129983 gene encoding calsequestrin-2-like isoform X2 has product MRKTPQIQLTAQVLEDKDIGFGMVDSQKDAKVAKKLGLEEEGSLYIFKDDRVIEFDGEFSADTLVEFLLDVLEDPVELISNPMELRAFERMEEDIRLIGYFKGEDSYYKAFQEASERFQPYIKFFATFDKATAKHLSLKMNEVNFYEPFMEEPAILPGRQLSEMEIVEFVHQHKRATLRKLRAEDMFETWEDDLDGIHIVAFAEEEDPDGYEFLEILKDVARDNTNNPELSIVWIDPDDFPLLTTYWEKTFKVNLFKPQIGVVNVTDADSVWLDMSNDEDLPTAEELEDWIEDVLSGKVNTEDDDDVKDDYDYDGVDREDRHHGDDHEDHGDYDDHDDSG; this is encoded by the exons atgcgaaaaactccccaaatacag CTGACTGCACAGGTCCTGGAGGACAAGGACATTGGCTTTGGGATGGTCGACTCCCAGAAGGACGCCAAAGTTGCCAAGAAACTGG gtTTGGAGGAAGAGGGCAGTCTGTACATCTTCAAGGACGACCGTGTGATCGAGTTTGACGGGGAATTCTCAGCAGACACCCTGGTGGAATTCCTGCTGGAT GTGTTGGAGGACCCAGTGGAGCTCATCAGTAACCCTATGGAACTGAGGGCCtttgagaggatggaggaagacatACGCCTCATTGGTTACTTCAAGGGAGAGGACTCAT ACTACAAGGCGTTCCAGGAGGCCTCAGAGCGGTTTCAGCCCTACATCAAGTTCTTCGCCACATTCGACAAAGCT ACGGCGAAGCACCTTTCTCTGAAGATGAACGAGGTGAACTTCTATGAGCCCTTCATGGAGGAACCAGCCATCCTCCCTGGCAGGCAACTCTCAGAGATGGAGATAGTGGAGTTTGTCCACCAACACAAAAG GGCGACTCTGAGAAAGTTGCGTGCAGAGGACATGTTTGAGACGTGG GAGGATGACTTGGATGGGATCCACATCGTAGCCTTTGCTGAGGAGGAAGACCCTG ATGGTTATGAGTTCCTGGAGATCCTGAAAGACGTGGCCAGAGACAACACCAACAACCCTGAGCTCAGTATAGTGTGGATTGACCCTGATGACTTCCCACTG CTGACCACATACTGGGAGAAGACCTTCAAGGTGAACCTGTTTAAGCCTCAGATTGGAGTTGTGAACGTGACAGAC GCGGACAGTGTCTGGCTGGACATGTCCAACGATGAAGACCTGCCCACAGCTGAGGAACTGGAGGACTGGATAGAAGACGTGCTGTCTGGGAAGGTCAACACTGAGGATGACGATGATGTGAAGGATGATTATGATTATGACGGAGTTGACAGGGAGGATAGGCACCATGGTGACGATCACGAGGACCATGGAGACTATGATGACCATGATGACAGTGGCTAA